Proteins found in one Paenibacillus borealis genomic segment:
- a CDS encoding Gfo/Idh/MocA family oxidoreductase — MLTLGYIGNGKSTNRYHLPFSMNRDHLKVKTIYARSLSKTEWPRVPGIEYTDDLETMMNDPEIQLIVVCTNTDSHYHYAKMALDHGKHVLVEKPFMLTEEEAVSIFQYAKERNLIIQCYQNRRYDSDFLTAQQVIESGKLGDLLEVEMHYDYYRPEVPASTPFSTYYSYLYGHGCHTIDQVLSYFGKPETIHYDVRQLLGPQQMNDYFDLDFFYPSLKVSVKSSYFRLKERPSFVIYGKKGVFVKQTKDRQEEHLKLFYLPKGHVDFGIDLPEHYGILTYLDDEGKYHEEKVISAIGDYARVYDGIYDAIVLGKDKVIKDEETIGVMQILEQGMKGCR, encoded by the coding sequence ATGTTAACACTCGGCTATATCGGCAACGGCAAGAGCACCAACCGCTATCACCTTCCATTTTCCATGAACCGTGATCACTTGAAGGTCAAGACGATCTATGCCCGCTCACTGTCCAAAACGGAATGGCCCAGAGTACCCGGGATTGAATATACGGACGATCTTGAAACTATGATGAACGACCCGGAGATTCAGCTGATTGTAGTGTGCACAAACACCGATTCCCACTATCATTATGCCAAAATGGCGCTGGACCACGGCAAGCATGTTCTGGTGGAGAAGCCTTTTATGCTGACGGAAGAAGAAGCGGTCTCCATCTTTCAATACGCCAAAGAGAGAAATCTGATCATTCAGTGCTACCAGAACAGACGTTATGACTCGGACTTCCTCACTGCGCAGCAGGTCATAGAATCCGGTAAGCTCGGAGATTTGCTGGAAGTGGAAATGCACTATGATTACTATCGTCCAGAGGTTCCGGCTTCAACCCCGTTCTCTACATACTACAGCTACTTGTACGGTCATGGTTGTCATACCATCGATCAGGTCCTGTCCTATTTCGGTAAACCGGAGACTATCCATTATGACGTCCGCCAATTGCTGGGACCGCAGCAGATGAACGATTACTTTGATCTGGATTTCTTCTACCCTTCGCTAAAAGTGTCGGTCAAATCCAGTTACTTCCGGCTCAAAGAGCGGCCTAGCTTTGTGATATACGGTAAAAAAGGCGTGTTCGTCAAGCAGACGAAGGACCGTCAGGAGGAGCATTTGAAGTTATTTTACCTGCCAAAGGGGCATGTGGATTTCGGTATCGACCTGCCGGAGCATTATGGTATTCTAACTTATCTCGATGATGAGGGCAAGTACCATGAAGAGAAGGTCATCTCAGCCATAGGCGATTATGCCCGTGTATATGACGGTATCTATGATGCAATCGTGCTCGGCAAGGACAAAGTGATTAAGGATGAAGAGACCATAGGTGTTATGCAGATTCTGGAGCAGGGAATGAAGGGGTGCCGCTAA
- a CDS encoding Gfo/Idh/MocA family protein: MNLGIAGAGMIVKDLLSFIGEIPGISLTAIFARPGREDALQELQNQYGIARLYTDYSAMLQDTDVDTIYVALPNHLHYAFTKEALLCGKHVICEKPFTSNLAEFLELKEIAERSGLILLEAISNQYLNNVAAVKEHLPGLGVIKIVECNYSQYSSRYDAFKRGEILPAFNPEMSGGALMDINIYNIHLVVGFFGSPRNVVYRANMERGIDTSGVLLLDYGDFKCVCIGAKDSSAPSGVNIQGTEGYIHINGSANGCDSFDYVALRKHPVRVNHKDHPHRMYDEFIYFERFIREQDRKHAADRLAHSERVMRVIEQAKSSAGLVFGSDRGM, encoded by the coding sequence ATGAACTTAGGAATAGCCGGAGCCGGGATGATCGTCAAGGATCTGCTCAGCTTCATCGGAGAGATTCCGGGGATTTCCCTGACAGCGATCTTCGCCAGACCCGGCAGGGAAGACGCACTGCAGGAGCTGCAGAACCAATATGGGATAGCCAGGCTATATACTGATTACAGTGCAATGCTTCAGGATACAGATGTGGATACCATATATGTGGCATTGCCGAATCATCTGCATTATGCCTTCACTAAGGAGGCGTTATTATGCGGTAAGCATGTTATTTGTGAGAAGCCGTTCACGTCCAATCTCGCGGAGTTTCTGGAGCTGAAAGAGATCGCTGAGCGAAGCGGGCTTATCCTGCTTGAAGCCATCTCTAATCAATATTTGAACAATGTCGCGGCGGTGAAGGAGCATCTGCCGGGTCTGGGTGTGATCAAAATAGTGGAGTGCAACTATTCGCAATACTCCTCCCGCTATGATGCCTTCAAACGCGGCGAGATCCTGCCTGCGTTCAATCCGGAGATGTCCGGCGGAGCCTTGATGGATATAAATATCTACAATATCCATCTGGTCGTCGGCTTCTTCGGAAGTCCACGGAACGTCGTATACCGGGCGAACATGGAACGGGGAATCGATACGTCGGGGGTGCTGCTGCTGGATTACGGAGATTTCAAATGTGTCTGCATTGGCGCCAAAGACAGCTCAGCTCCCAGCGGAGTAAATATACAGGGGACGGAAGGGTATATACACATTAACGGCTCCGCGAACGGGTGTGACTCCTTTGATTATGTTGCGCTTAGGAAGCATCCCGTCCGTGTGAATCACAAGGATCACCCCCACCGGATGTATGATGAATTCATTTACTTTGAACGATTCATTAGAGAGCAGGACCGGAAGCATGCTGCGGATAGGCTCGCGCACAGTGAGCGTGTGATGCGGGTCATTGAACAGGCGAAGTCGAGCGCCGGGCTTGTGTTTGGATCAGACCGCGGGATGTAA
- a CDS encoding IS110 family transposase has product MDAIRECCAGLDVHNKTVVACILNGPLDHTPQKQISTFGTTTRELLRLQDWLIANRCQEVAMESTGVLWKPVWNVLESTCDIVLANARTIKNIPGRKTDMNDAFWIAKLHRCGLVQASVVLPEQLRDLRDWTRYRVKMVQAITAEKNRIHKLLQDGNIKLSSFITDVFGVSGRLLLEQLMNGEVLDEEQLRGLVKTKLKKKVPELMDALNGRVRRHHREMMRLHWDHLLYLEKQIEQVEARIECKLAPYAEELEWLDSIPGIERNTAAAIFAELGPEVHKRFETEEQLTSWAGVSPGNKESAGRKSKTKCLPGNKFLKRALTQAAWANEKSSNRIGQHFRRVRKRRGDKKACVATAHLLVKIIYSLMKNRSGYEEKDVPESTSKEKALAYYLKQIEKLGLTVQVTSPETS; this is encoded by the coding sequence ATGGATGCTATACGTGAATGCTGTGCGGGTCTCGATGTTCATAACAAAACGGTTGTCGCTTGTATTCTAAACGGACCGCTGGACCACACTCCCCAAAAGCAAATCTCGACGTTCGGAACGACAACGCGTGAATTATTGCGGCTTCAGGACTGGCTTATCGCGAATCGGTGTCAGGAGGTAGCGATGGAGAGTACAGGGGTATTATGGAAACCGGTCTGGAATGTACTCGAATCGACGTGCGACATCGTCTTGGCGAATGCTCGGACGATTAAAAACATTCCTGGACGAAAAACCGATATGAACGATGCCTTTTGGATTGCGAAACTCCACCGGTGCGGATTGGTTCAAGCCAGTGTGGTCCTGCCCGAGCAGTTGCGGGATCTGCGGGACTGGACCCGGTACCGGGTGAAAATGGTCCAAGCGATCACTGCCGAAAAGAATCGGATTCATAAACTGCTGCAAGATGGAAATATCAAATTGTCTAGTTTCATCACGGATGTCTTTGGCGTATCGGGCCGTTTGTTGCTGGAGCAGTTAATGAATGGCGAGGTGCTGGACGAAGAGCAGCTTCGCGGGCTCGTGAAGACAAAACTAAAGAAAAAGGTCCCTGAACTCATGGACGCGTTGAATGGACGTGTGCGTCGTCATCATCGGGAGATGATGCGGCTTCACTGGGATCATCTGTTGTATCTGGAGAAGCAAATCGAGCAAGTGGAAGCCCGGATTGAATGCAAGCTAGCCCCATATGCCGAAGAACTGGAGTGGCTCGATTCGATCCCTGGGATTGAACGCAATACGGCTGCGGCTATTTTTGCTGAACTCGGTCCGGAGGTTCATAAGCGTTTCGAAACGGAGGAACAATTGACGTCTTGGGCAGGCGTCAGCCCGGGAAACAAGGAAAGTGCAGGAAGGAAATCTAAAACGAAATGTCTGCCGGGAAACAAGTTTTTGAAACGCGCGTTAACCCAGGCGGCATGGGCCAATGAGAAATCCTCCAATCGTATCGGTCAGCACTTTAGGCGGGTTCGAAAGCGGCGTGGAGACAAAAAAGCGTGTGTAGCCACGGCACATTTACTGGTAAAGATTATTTACAGTTTAATGAAAAACAGATCTGGATACGAAGAAAAAGACGTGCCGGAGAGCACGTCCAAGGAAAAGGCGTTAGCTTATTACTTGAAACAAATCGAAAAGTTAGGCTTAACGGTTCAAGTGACGTCCCCCGAAACGAGCTGA
- a CDS encoding DUF5071 domain-containing protein: MAAGYKLAYSRKVCNLLLTVPKETVPYVAEVLNGGDDIWKEWCLQCYVSQLPEEFRHPLETQIQRIAYNPTKGEELEEVHITARELLKDFS; the protein is encoded by the coding sequence ATGGCTGCAGGATATAAACTGGCCTATAGCAGAAAAGTATGCAATTTGTTGCTGACAGTGCCTAAAGAGACGGTTCCATACGTAGCGGAGGTTCTAAATGGAGGAGATGACATATGGAAGGAATGGTGTCTGCAGTGTTATGTAAGTCAATTGCCTGAAGAATTCAGACATCCATTAGAGACGCAGATTCAGCGAATAGCCTATAACCCAACCAAGGGTGAGGAACTTGAAGAAGTCCATATTACAGCAAGAGAATTGCTCAAGGATTTCAGCTGA
- a CDS encoding aldehyde dehydrogenase family protein, protein MFTIDRLYVNGEFIEPQGKELQQLINPATQEVIGQVVLGNEEDARLAIAAAKEAFATFSQTSVEERSEMLQRLHDAVLANMDAMVEANIEEYGAPKKSAIGRVKLAAANFLDTKQALDNFEFVRYIASAKVVSEPVGVVGIITPWNASYSQITAKLAAAIAAGCTVVIKPSELSAMQTGRITEAFHNAGLPKGVINVVNGYGHTVGAELTRNPDVALISFTGSTRVGKEILKSAAETLKRVTLELGGKSPNIILDDVDYTKVIPVAIAQGFMNNGQACVAGTRILVPEHRLQEVKQLAQSAIGAVKVGNPWDEDTVLGPIVTEKQFLNVQRYIQIGIEEGAELVTGGIGRPAGLEHGYFVKPTLFVNVTEDMTIAREEIFGPVLVVLTYKTVEEAVAIANNTNYGLGAYVHSADLDQANRVASRIAAGVVSINGASPEMKAPFGGYKQSGLGREYGEYGIAECLETKTITGYSIK, encoded by the coding sequence ATGTTTACAATAGACAGGTTATACGTGAATGGTGAGTTTATTGAGCCGCAAGGAAAGGAACTTCAGCAGTTGATCAATCCGGCTACCCAGGAAGTGATAGGTCAGGTTGTACTCGGTAATGAAGAGGATGCCAGACTGGCTATTGCTGCAGCTAAGGAAGCTTTCGCCACCTTCTCTCAGACTTCTGTGGAAGAGCGCAGTGAAATGCTGCAGCGGCTGCATGATGCTGTTCTGGCGAACATGGATGCAATGGTGGAAGCAAATATTGAGGAATATGGTGCCCCGAAAAAATCAGCCATCGGCCGCGTGAAGCTGGCTGCTGCTAATTTCCTCGATACGAAGCAGGCGCTGGACAACTTTGAATTTGTCCGTTATATCGCTTCTGCCAAGGTAGTCTCTGAGCCCGTTGGTGTCGTCGGGATTATTACGCCCTGGAATGCAAGTTATTCACAAATCACCGCGAAGCTTGCGGCAGCCATTGCTGCGGGATGTACAGTCGTCATCAAGCCGAGTGAGCTTAGTGCTATGCAGACCGGAAGAATTACGGAAGCATTCCACAATGCCGGACTCCCCAAAGGAGTCATTAATGTCGTGAATGGTTACGGCCATACCGTGGGTGCCGAACTCACCCGTAATCCGGATGTGGCGCTGATTTCTTTTACCGGCTCGACCCGTGTCGGCAAAGAAATCCTGAAAAGCGCAGCAGAAACCCTGAAACGGGTTACCTTGGAGCTCGGGGGTAAGTCACCGAACATAATTCTGGATGATGTTGATTACACCAAAGTGATTCCAGTAGCGATAGCTCAAGGATTTATGAATAATGGGCAGGCTTGTGTGGCAGGTACGCGAATTCTTGTTCCGGAGCATCGTCTCCAGGAAGTGAAGCAGCTGGCACAATCAGCAATCGGGGCAGTGAAAGTCGGTAATCCCTGGGATGAAGACACGGTGCTTGGCCCAATTGTTACGGAGAAGCAGTTCCTGAACGTACAACGCTATATTCAGATAGGTATCGAGGAAGGCGCGGAATTGGTGACTGGAGGCATAGGCCGGCCTGCTGGATTAGAGCATGGTTATTTCGTTAAACCCACTCTATTCGTAAATGTTACTGAGGATATGACAATTGCCAGAGAGGAAATTTTCGGACCTGTATTAGTGGTTCTCACCTATAAGACCGTGGAAGAAGCGGTTGCTATCGCCAATAACACCAACTATGGGCTTGGGGCCTATGTGCATTCCGCGGATCTGGATCAGGCCAACCGGGTTGCATCCAGAATTGCCGCCGGCGTTGTGAGCATCAATGGTGCCAGCCCGGAAATGAAAGCCCCCTTCGGTGGTTATAAACAGTCCGGATTAGGAAGAGAATACGGGGAATATGGTATTGCGGAATGTCTGGAGACGAAGACGATTACGGGATACAGTATAAAATAA
- a CDS encoding TetR/AcrR family transcriptional regulator, which yields MSLDPKKSLTQSKLLKKIIPAVMKDGFQQLKMEEIAKLMDVSRATMYKHFSSKEEVIAGVVYIFVDYIDQLKLPSVQVEGELFGVSFQQLFEQSVSLAGKISEVFLKELQGAYPELSDSLKSALLQRESQSLEFYRHGIDQGIFQPINERFILLQDELLLREIMNTKYLLQNQTSIQQVLTDYYQFKKVQLFRPEKMGLIDDHLIIPVINHVAEKYNRTL from the coding sequence ATGTCCTTAGACCCAAAGAAGTCCCTGACGCAAAGCAAGCTTTTGAAAAAAATCATTCCAGCCGTTATGAAGGATGGCTTTCAGCAGTTAAAAATGGAAGAAATCGCGAAACTGATGGATGTCAGCCGTGCGACTATGTACAAGCATTTTTCCTCTAAAGAAGAGGTCATTGCCGGTGTAGTGTACATTTTTGTGGACTACATAGATCAATTAAAGCTTCCTTCCGTGCAGGTGGAGGGAGAATTATTCGGGGTTTCCTTTCAGCAGCTGTTTGAGCAGTCGGTTTCGCTCGCCGGTAAAATATCAGAGGTTTTCCTGAAGGAACTGCAGGGCGCTTACCCGGAGCTGTCGGACAGCCTGAAGTCGGCTCTACTGCAGCGCGAGTCGCAATCGTTAGAGTTTTACCGCCACGGTATAGACCAAGGCATATTCCAGCCGATCAACGAAAGATTCATTCTGCTTCAAGATGAGCTGCTGCTGCGTGAGATTATGAATACGAAGTATTTACTGCAGAATCAGACCTCTATTCAGCAGGTACTGACGGACTACTATCAGTTTAAGAAAGTTCAGTTGTTCCGGCCGGAGAAGATGGGGCTCATCGATGATCATCTGATTATTCCGGTCATTAATCATGTCGCAGAGAAATACAATCGTACACTGTAG
- a CDS encoding YojF family protein, with translation MQLIQPQEIQSHIDRFTGLDLYIHLELTTGAYASHIDSSRPPGSAFISNAVIRYTHGSISGTGPYRVGLKTEQGWIYAEGLTHVDENETERLILAGHDNQGKLIVALQLSRNPF, from the coding sequence ATGCAGCTAATTCAACCCCAAGAAATCCAGTCCCATATCGACCGGTTTACCGGTCTGGACCTATATATTCATCTCGAACTTACAACAGGCGCTTACGCCAGTCACATCGACAGTTCGCGTCCGCCGGGATCAGCGTTCATCAGTAATGCAGTTATCCGCTACACACATGGTTCGATTTCCGGAACTGGGCCTTACCGGGTCGGCCTGAAGACAGAGCAGGGCTGGATTTATGCGGAAGGGCTTACCCATGTGGATGAGAACGAAACCGAGCGGCTAATCCTGGCCGGACATGATAATCAGGGCAAGCTGATTGTGGCATTGCAGCTTAGCCGGAACCCTTTTTAA
- the bshB2 gene encoding bacillithiol biosynthesis deacetylase BshB2: protein MTNKKILVVLPHPDDEAYFVSGTLAKYIEEGAQVTYACLTLGEMGRNMGVPLFANRVTLPAIRKLELAASAQSIGIQDLRMLGFHDKMIEFEDRDLLDSQIMKLIQELTPSLVITFYPGYSVHPDHDATGAAVIRTIARLPLTERPVVHCSAFSNNHEKVIGKADVSIDVTRFLATKIKSILSHSSQFQEDKLLGGRDITDDIIRSKFGTERFWTYQFGDVIAAKPRGDLVCAQM from the coding sequence ATGACAAATAAGAAAATCTTAGTGGTGTTACCCCATCCTGATGATGAGGCGTATTTTGTCTCCGGGACATTGGCTAAGTACATAGAAGAAGGTGCTCAGGTTACCTATGCCTGCCTGACCTTAGGCGAGATGGGCCGCAACATGGGGGTGCCGCTGTTCGCGAACCGTGTCACCCTGCCGGCCATACGTAAGCTGGAGCTGGCTGCGTCCGCTCAGTCCATAGGTATTCAAGACTTAAGAATGCTCGGCTTCCATGATAAAATGATCGAGTTCGAAGACCGGGATCTGCTGGATAGTCAGATTATGAAGCTGATTCAGGAACTGACTCCGTCGCTCGTCATTACCTTTTATCCCGGTTACAGCGTTCATCCCGATCATGATGCCACAGGAGCTGCTGTTATTCGCACAATTGCCCGGTTACCTCTGACAGAAAGGCCAGTTGTACATTGCTCTGCTTTCTCTAACAATCATGAGAAGGTGATCGGGAAGGCGGATGTAAGTATAGATGTGACCCGATTCCTCGCTACTAAAATAAAGTCTATCCTGTCGCACAGCTCCCAGTTCCAGGAGGACAAGCTTCTTGGCGGGCGTGATATAACAGATGATATTATCCGCAGCAAGTTCGGCACAGAACGGTTCTGGACCTACCAGTTCGGGGATGTCATTGCAGCGAAACCGAGAGGAGATTTAGTTTGTGCGCAGATGTAA
- a CDS encoding GNAT family N-acetyltransferase, translating to MTEQQVYIRFPEDTDAVELTAMYKRNREFFEEHSPDVPDEFYTEEYQRDRILKYKEDRAADDRYDFLVCHKADNRIIGTVSLSFVVRGPLQSSMIGYSLDKEYNGKGYMTEAVKQVVRYAFEELKFHRITGEASPGNPGSIRVLENAGFHREGIAQRNVKIKGVWEDHQILAILNPSDLI from the coding sequence ATGACAGAACAACAAGTTTACATACGGTTCCCTGAGGATACAGATGCTGTTGAGCTGACGGCGATGTACAAGCGCAACCGGGAGTTTTTCGAAGAGCATTCTCCGGACGTTCCTGATGAGTTCTATACAGAAGAGTATCAGCGCGACAGGATTTTGAAGTATAAGGAAGACAGAGCTGCGGACGATAGATACGATTTCCTGGTATGTCATAAGGCGGATAACCGGATTATAGGCACTGTAAGCTTGTCTTTTGTGGTGCGGGGACCGCTGCAGAGCAGTATGATCGGATACAGCCTGGATAAAGAGTATAATGGAAAAGGCTACATGACGGAGGCGGTGAAGCAAGTAGTACGCTATGCCTTCGAGGAGCTGAAGTTCCACCGGATCACAGGGGAAGCTTCCCCCGGAAATCCCGGATCGATCCGTGTTCTGGAGAATGCCGGATTCCACAGGGAAGGAATTGCCCAGCGCAACGTGAAGATCAAGGGAGTATGGGAGGATCATCAGATTCTGGCTATTCTTAATCCGTCAGATCTGATCTAG
- a CDS encoding serine hydrolase domain-containing protein, with protein sequence MNIDKTRVSPLHAMLSDFVENGPFTGLAIGIVKDNEVIFTGEYGAANVATGEPVDSSTLFHQASVSKTFVVTAVMQLVERGQVELDSPITNYLPYFKMEDERYLQVTVRQLLNHTSGMPDEEDYAWDRPEYDEECLERYVKSVSRHKLLSEPGTHFAYSNIAYEVLGDLIAKVSGLSFEQYMNEHILEPAGMTSSSFLKQEVETALAAPHVLKNSAGYGPSVSEVFPYNRAHAPSSTLYTNAQDMCHYMLMQLGQGKAKNRYNALQPGSYDQMWNPTMATGWGPEHKHVGLGWFLGEYKGSRILSHSGWDTGFLSDLILFPDNNIGISIMTNCDYVWLGSATYPILDLLLGSDISQLKQSMAHLVAKAAVTNGIDIALEEYQRINSLEKDKHYFVDFEFVRVSDTLSWRGHREEAIRVLTCAAAIFPDSESVSGRLKGLMAEA encoded by the coding sequence ATGAATATTGATAAGACCAGAGTAAGTCCGCTGCACGCGATGTTGAGCGATTTTGTTGAGAATGGACCGTTTACGGGATTAGCTATAGGCATTGTTAAAGATAACGAGGTTATCTTCACAGGTGAGTATGGAGCAGCCAATGTGGCGACAGGTGAGCCAGTGGATAGCAGCACTTTATTTCATCAAGCCTCCGTCTCCAAAACATTCGTAGTTACAGCCGTTATGCAGCTGGTGGAACGCGGACAGGTAGAGCTGGATTCGCCTATCACGAACTATCTTCCGTATTTCAAAATGGAGGATGAACGTTATCTCCAGGTTACTGTAAGACAGCTGCTCAACCATACGTCCGGCATGCCGGATGAAGAGGATTATGCCTGGGACCGGCCTGAATATGACGAAGAGTGTCTCGAACGGTACGTGAAAAGTGTCAGCCGTCACAAGCTGCTGAGCGAACCCGGCACTCATTTTGCTTATAGTAATATCGCTTATGAAGTTCTGGGCGATTTGATCGCCAAGGTCAGCGGACTGAGCTTTGAGCAGTATATGAATGAGCATATTCTTGAACCGGCGGGGATGACATCCAGTTCATTTCTGAAGCAGGAGGTGGAAACGGCTCTGGCCGCTCCTCATGTGCTGAAGAATTCAGCAGGGTACGGCCCCAGCGTAAGTGAAGTGTTTCCTTACAACAGGGCGCATGCTCCCAGTTCCACGCTGTATACCAACGCCCAAGATATGTGCCATTATATGCTGATGCAGCTGGGTCAGGGGAAGGCCAAGAATCGGTATAATGCCTTACAGCCCGGCAGCTATGATCAGATGTGGAATCCTACTATGGCTACAGGCTGGGGACCTGAACATAAGCATGTCGGGTTGGGCTGGTTCCTGGGTGAGTATAAAGGCTCCCGGATTCTCTCGCATTCCGGATGGGATACCGGTTTTCTGAGTGACCTGATCCTGTTCCCGGATAACAATATAGGCATCTCAATAATGACCAACTGTGACTATGTATGGCTTGGCAGTGCAACCTATCCAATCCTTGATCTGCTGCTGGGTTCGGATATTAGTCAGCTCAAGCAGTCGATGGCACATCTTGTTGCCAAAGCTGCTGTAACGAATGGAATCGATATTGCACTTGAAGAATACCAGCGTATCAATAGTTTGGAGAAGGACAAGCATTATTTTGTTGATTTTGAATTTGTGCGCGTCTCCGATACCTTAAGCTGGAGGGGCCACCGTGAAGAAGCTATCCGCGTTCTTACCTGTGCCGCCGCAATCTTCCCTGATAGTGAATCTGTTTCGGGAAGATTGAAGGGGCTTATGGCAGAAGCATAG
- a CDS encoding MFS transporter, with product MNARSWWLMISVGLGILLNPLNSSMVSVAIPRLQHQFQLDYTAVSWIIFSFYIASAVAQPVMGKASDLFGRRTIFLTGLVIAFVASILAPLSPGFGWLIVFRIVQSIGTSMVVAVGMAIVRVHITEKQATALSVLSMFTSGAAAIGPFFGGVLIHLWGWSSIFFINVPFVTASFVLAWRTIPKDQPPASPANKLSVRQWMNRMDVPGILLFTVGLIALLAQLLSAKSSGHVSLFNVIAGLAGIVLLTVFVRHELSAKSPFIPLRTFASYPALTWVNLQFMLVNLLFYSVFFGLPSYLQLVRHVSEFHTGILMLSLGLCSLIISPLAGRWIDRSGPRPAMIISAILMTLGSAWLVILNPSSPVISVCLALAAFGISNGLNNVAMQAALFNSSPKDIIGVSSGLFSTSRYFGTILSSLLIGIVMGNQFSFEGFQVLGIILTIVALSLVFMSRRRMDSAQQL from the coding sequence ATGAATGCCCGCAGCTGGTGGTTAATGATATCCGTTGGGCTGGGAATCCTGCTAAACCCGCTCAACTCTTCGATGGTTTCTGTGGCTATACCACGATTACAGCATCAGTTCCAGCTTGATTACACCGCAGTCTCCTGGATCATCTTCTCATTCTATATTGCCAGTGCTGTTGCTCAACCCGTCATGGGCAAAGCCAGCGATCTATTCGGCCGCAGGACCATCTTTCTTACCGGGCTGGTTATCGCCTTCGTTGCTTCTATATTAGCCCCCTTGTCCCCGGGCTTCGGGTGGCTGATCGTATTCCGGATTGTACAATCCATTGGAACGAGTATGGTGGTTGCGGTAGGAATGGCTATTGTGCGGGTGCATATTACGGAGAAGCAAGCAACCGCGCTGTCTGTGCTGTCCATGTTTACCTCGGGAGCCGCAGCCATTGGACCTTTTTTCGGAGGGGTACTCATTCACTTATGGGGCTGGTCGTCCATCTTCTTCATCAATGTTCCCTTTGTGACGGCTAGCTTTGTGTTAGCCTGGAGGACTATTCCGAAGGACCAGCCACCGGCTTCACCTGCCAATAAGCTTTCAGTAAGACAATGGATGAACCGGATGGATGTGCCGGGTATTCTGCTGTTCACTGTAGGCCTGATTGCCCTGCTCGCCCAATTACTGTCTGCCAAATCCTCCGGGCATGTCTCCTTATTTAATGTTATTGCCGGCTTGGCCGGAATCGTTCTCCTTACAGTCTTCGTGCGGCATGAGCTCAGCGCAAAGTCGCCTTTTATTCCGCTGCGGACTTTCGCGAGCTATCCTGCACTGACCTGGGTCAATCTTCAGTTCATGCTGGTTAATCTTCTGTTTTATTCTGTCTTTTTCGGCTTGCCGTCTTACCTGCAGCTGGTTAGACATGTCAGCGAGTTCCACACAGGAATTCTTATGTTAAGTCTGGGACTATGCTCGCTGATTATTTCACCGCTGGCAGGAAGATGGATTGATAGATCCGGACCAAGACCGGCAATGATAATCTCCGCAATCCTTATGACACTTGGGTCGGCATGGCTCGTGATTTTGAATCCTTCATCACCGGTAATCAGCGTATGTCTGGCCCTGGCGGCCTTCGGAATCAGTAACGGACTGAACAATGTTGCGATGCAAGCCGCCTTATTCAACAGTTCACCGAAAGACATTATCGGTGTATCCTCCGGGCTATTCAGTACGTCCAGATACTTCGGGACTATCCTCTCTTCACTGCTGATCGGCATCGTGATGGGAAACCAGTTCAGCTTCGAAGGATTCCAGGTACTGGGCATCATCCTCACCATTGTTGCTCTGTCTCTAGTGTTTATGAGCCGGCGGCGTATGGATTCAGCGCAGCAACTATAG